CCGCGCGTGTAACAACCTCGCCTGATTGACGAGCTTCCCACATGATATAGGAGCAAGTGCCTCCCCACTGCACCCGTGAGCAAGGACCCAGAAGGCAGCAAGATTGTTTCATTCTCCATCTGCCACTGCCACTGGGTGGAAATCCCACCATTGTTTCGCCAAACCGTAAAACTACGGCGAGCTGTGTTGGGTGTAGGCACAAACATCCGAATCGTGCCTTGGCCTGCCTCCGCAATGGCCACATCATCGCTCGGAGCTCTGGCACAGGGTGGGTGGTCAGCCATGGAGAACTCCATCCTCTGAATGTCAAGCACCAGCAATTTTTCACCTGAAATCCAGTAGAAGCAGCCATGGGCGTAATGGCGTGACCTGAAGCAAGCCATCCATGTGAAATCCGGTAGAGGTAACGACTCGCTCCGAGTCAGGGCTCGCCATTGCCCTGTGCGGGAAGAGAAGACAAGGGCCATCTGCTTAGCTTGGAGCAGCACCACCCAGATCACCCTGAATGACGTCTCCTCCGTAGCCGTAGCAGCTTCCTCCTCGTCGACGCCGGGAGGGACGAGGAAGGTCTCGGCGAAGCTCTGCCCATATATCATGAGGTGGTCCGCTACCGAAGCGGCCATGTCATCGGGGATTGAGGGGAGCAGGAGATACTGCCGGTGCAGGGGGTCGCACACCACCATCTCATTGAAGAGGGGTCCGAGCCCATCACCGGAGTCGTGGCGGCGGGGTCTGTCGAGGAGGACGCGGCCGTCGCGGACTTCCCGCACGGTCCAGTCCCGGGCGGGGGCGgggaggaaggcgaagggggggCCGGGGGCGGGGAGGAAGGCGAAGGAGAAGTCGGCGGCGAGCGCGACGGCGCCGGCCGCCGGCGCGGAGGGGTGAGGCCGAACGGCGGGGTGGAAGCGGCGAACAACTGGGTcgaggaagccgaggaggggcgGGGGGTGGATCTTGCGGAAGCGCCGGAGGAAGGAGCGGTCGGTGATGAGGCGGCGGAAGGAGAcgcaggcggcggaggcgcggaTGAGGTCTTCTGgggtggggaggcggaggaggatgtCCACTAGTAGCTCGTCGGGGATCGCCAGCGAGGCCATCTTCCGGCcgccgtccggcggcggcggcggcgtgtgtgTGGGTCTGTGGGAGTTCGCACGATGCAGCGTGTGCTGTTGGGGAAGTAAGCCCACGGTACACATGGGCTGCAGAATACGGGCCGAGAAC
The window above is part of the Triticum aestivum cultivar Chinese Spring chromosome 2A, IWGSC CS RefSeq v2.1, whole genome shotgun sequence genome. Proteins encoded here:
- the LOC123191011 gene encoding uncharacterized protein isoform X1 yields the protein MASLAIPDELLVDILLRLPTPEDLIRASAACVSFRRLITDRSFLRRFRKIHPPPLLGFLDPVVRRFHPAVRPHPSAPAAGAVALAADFSFAFLPAPGPPFAFLPAPARDWTVREVRDGRVLLDRPRRHDSGDGLGPLFNEMVVCDPLHRQYLLLPSIPDDMAASVADHLMIYGQSFAETFLVPPGVDEEEAATATEETSFRVIWVVLLQAKQMALVFSSRTGQWRALTRSESLPLPDFTWMACFRSRHYAHGCFYWISGEKLLVLDIQRMEFSMADHPPCARAPSDDVAIAEAGQGTIRMFVPTPNTARRSFTVWRNNGGISTQWQWQMENETILLPSGSLLTGAVGRHLLLYHVGSSSIRRGCYTRGVDTFQFERVCGSASLPKPSHVYCNFPPSLLSSPTVSSATPHADVRGEGGAVQVPEPQEVDAGGMEGSVLSVAAEAPNPNDEAEAGCGGRGGGAGAGAGAEPPEGAGAGGVA
- the LOC123191011 gene encoding uncharacterized protein isoform X2, with amino-acid sequence MASLAIPDELLVDILLRLPTPEDLIRASAACVSFRRLITDRSFLRRFRKIHPPPLLGFLDPVVRRFHPAVRPHPSAPAAGAVALAADFSFAFLPAPGPPFAFLPAPARDWTVREVRDGRVLLDRPRRHDSGDGLGPLFNEMVVCDPLHRQYLLLPSIPDDMAASVADHLMIYGQSFAETFLVPPGVDEEEAATATEETSFRVIWVVLLQAKQMALVFSSRTGQWRALTRSESLPLPDFTWMACFRSRHYAHGCFYWISELRAMMWPLRRQAKARFGCLCLHPTQLAVVLRFGETMVGFPPSGSGRWRMKQSCCLLGPCSRVQWGGTCSYIMWEARQSGEVVTRAASTHSSLRGCVVLLHCPSRLMYIATFHRRYYRHRQCQVPHPTLTSEERGELCRCLNHKKSTLEAWKGPSSQWLPKLQTPMTKQRRVVVGEEEALGLVQGLNLRRVQGRVA